The Myripristis murdjan chromosome 8, fMyrMur1.1, whole genome shotgun sequence genomic sequence GCCGACCTCAAAGGGAGGAGCTTGAGCTCACTCAGCGATTCGCCATCGGCCTGCTATTCCCCAGCCGgacacagctgcagagacacttAGGCTCAGATGTACTCTCCAAGGATACAGTTCTCGCCAAGCGGGTCTCAGTAACACAACACCTAGAGGGGCATTGCAATGCCGACCTGAGCCCAGCCCAGATACTGGATGTGTGTCATTATGTTCACGAGGCTAGTGCCACATGTGGCAACGGCAGTAGAGACAGTGGTGGCATGCGATTGGCCGGTCACCTTGCAAGAAAGCTCCCGGAGGTTCTGACATTCCGTGGAGTTCCGCTTGGCCCGCCGGACGCATTTGTGGTGCGGAAGGTTCTAGAACAGGCTGGAGCTGAAGGCAAAAGGTTTTGTTTGGGACTTGAGGACACTGGGATACAGATCGCTGGGCTCAGAGCAATGATGGAACTCTCCAACATCAACACATACAGGTATCAGTtataatacacatacacaattgCCTCAAAAGGGGCACTAATGATACTCCATGGATTGGCCCGAGGACAGTGGTACAATTAAGATTAACTGAGGTTATTAAAATGCACAGCACTGTTTTCGCTGCCCAGTTTTTTGACTGAACCTTTGGGTGTCTTCCAGGGCATGCATTGCTGATGTCATCAACCTGTGGGAGGAGCTAGGGCAAAGTGGGGAAGAGGGGCTTCTTGAAGGGGCGGTGTCCAAATTCAAGATCAACCCTTTGAAAGCCACTCAGGTCTGTCACATAGAGCACCTGGCAAAGCTGGTCAGCATACACATGCAGAGAAGACTCTCGCACAGgtaaagccacacacacacacacacacacacacacatgcacacacgcacacacgcacacacacacacaaacacagatacacatagcTATTCTCACATTTTTGTTATATGTACATTATTTGCTCTCTCACATAAATTATTTGATCAATAGGAAGGGTACAAAATTATGAACTAGAACTagacccaaaacacacaaactgatatGCTTTGCATCATGCATCCTAACTCTGTATTgactggaatgtgtgtgttttgttctgttgtagttccagccaatcagactcCATCCTTGCAGAGGGTGTGCCCGCAGTCAGAGAGCTACACAAATTGGAGCTGGAGTGAGTAGCTCTGAAACTTTAACAAACCCATCAATAAAACTGTgcttgtgatgatgatgatgatgatgatgatgatgatgatgatgatgatgatgatgatgatgatgtgttgttttcctACAGGCTGGGACTGGAGAATGGTCCCCTGGCTCTTCCAAAACTGTGGGAGCTTCTGCCAGGCCTACACAACCTACAGCACCTAGAGTCAGTACACACACTTTGTGCATCTAGCTCTCTGTCATTACTACCTCCATAGAGTGTTTGTGTTCCTAGTAATGTATTAGAGTGTATCtatctctttctcactcactatctcgctctctctttgtctctctctctctctctgtcctacGACAGTCTTGAGAAAAATAAGAtaggagacagaggagcagagcagcTGGCTGAGGCTTTAGTTTCACTTCCTTCTCTGGAGGTACTAAGGTAAGTAATACAGATTCATTATGTGTGATAAATACATTCTTTGCCTTAGTTCTATCATATCTCCTCATTAGCATCCCTCATGCAAAATTTttcaacacagatttttttttgtcggaATTTTTCCTTGAAAGTCCCTTGCagttcatattttctttttgcaatgagaacagttttattttgcctaTAAAtacatgccagaaaaaaaatgccatgccTTCATAAAAATCAATtgcattattaatataatttttaCCCATTTGAAACATTCATCGACGAGCTTGGATCAGTAGCAAAGTGTCACTCTGGATCAATCCACCTTTCCAGAAAAAGTTCATActgtgtggttgttgtttttaatggtacttagaatcagttcagttcagtcagttGTCCCACTGACATTATAccgaatttcattttttctttatttaaccaCACAATTCTATTCAAGTCAAAAGTCTCTATGAAtgggtgtgaaatgtgtgtcttctctcctgctgttttccagtctgtctcagAACTGTATAGGAGACCACGGGGTGCAGAGACTAGCACCCGCACTGAAGACCCTGCCCTCTCTGCACCGTCTAAGGTACACAAATATagacgcatgcacacaaacaccaaccTAAAAAAGCCCACATAGGCAAATAAACCACAAACAGGTGAATAGATAGCACATACATGCACCAACATAGTTTCACTTaacctttctgtgtgtttttcagtctcTACAGCAATGCCATTTCCGATGGTGGAGCAGAGAGCCTTGCTGCTGTCCTGTCTCACATGACCTCTCTCACCGACCTTGAGTAAGatttcacatttgcattcatAACATTTGATGtcttgtgtgtgctgctgctgagccaATTGAATTTCCATATGGGAGAAATACAGACGGATGACAAACTAGTGGAAAGACCAACATAATGTGGTGCaaatgatgcaaatgtgaaTCATTTGTGATGTGaatcatttgcatttcacaCTCACCACAACCGAACCCAACTGAAAGCCTGTGGCAGATTTTACAGCAATATATTTTACAGcgctctccaccaccatcatcaaaacaccaaatgaggagATATCTTTTATCGGTCTTCCATCCTTCCAGTGgagttccagagacttggagaatctatgccagtgagcactgaagctgctctggtggcTCGTGGTGGCCCAGCAACTTACTAAAACACTTTCCCTTAACTGTTTCCCCTAACTTGTCACCCATTTGTAAatgttgtgtctgtctgtaattGTTGGCCTTTATCTGGCCCTCCTAGCCATCTGATCTGCAGAGGAGCTTGTCATGAGACAGTAGGAAGGTTTTTAGTGCCTTGCTAACAGGCACGTCTTCTGTGGATGGGTGATGGGATGAATATATCAGGAATGATCTAAATTGGTTAATAGTGGATagtttttattctgatttaaaTGTCTTATTATAGTGGTTTAAAGATGCCATAAAATGggctcttactttcttgatttgatgtatttcctcttTAAATAGGATGTTTGGGTGGGACACTCACAAGTATAAACCAGTAGGACAAAACTCCAAACTCTAACCCAATAGGATATCactttgggagagaaacacaagttTATTTGGAGGGACAGGTGAATGacagaggatgtttaaagatgtGTTGGGGTTTTAGcagttaaaattttaatttgcacacactagtgcaggatgatgacaCTATTTAAGATACTTTGTTTTACAGGAAGCCATGTTAGGTCAATTCATGGGAACATCAAAATGCCTCACCTTTGCTGCTGTGTCATGGTAGCACAAATATGTTGGTTATTTCTGACTGACTGGGTGATTGTGGCCTCCAGGAAGATTTTGACATATTGCACAACCCTAACCTCCACAATATTTTGACGAGTACTTTGAATAAACAAGCGTTGCACGCCTGAAAAGCTTTTGAACAGGATGTGTTCATGCGTGCAATACTTGGTAAAGCCACAAAAATACCTTTGCACCTGGTCTGAGATGGAGGGCGGTGTGAGTGCAAACTGTGGATAGCTACAGAACCAGAATAGCTCTCCACTGCATTACTGACACAGCCCCCGCTGCGTTTCTCTACCCATCGCCATGCAGTCAAGTTCCTGAAGTTCCTTCGAAATGAAAATACTatgaacacagacaaaaaaggaaatccTAAGTGCACCCAATAAAAGTGCCACATCACCAGCACAAAGCTTTGCCATCCACCATACACAGTCAAGGAAGTAGAGCTCTGCATCTCTACTTTGTTCTGTAAAGTGtaaccttttatttttatttttctccacagTGTGAAGTTTAACAAGCTGACAGACGTTGGAGCGCAGAGCTTGGGAGCTAGTTTGAAAAACTGCCCATGGATGAAGAGTTTGAGGTGAGGGCACCtgcttttttttggtgtttgtgtgtgtgtattagtgactgatattttttcGGGAATCCTGTGGGTCACTGGAACTTGTTGGGGCTCTCTCGCAATGGGAGTCGATTTCACCATGCATCGTGTGACTGGGACGGGATAGGGAAAAAGTCGGGACAGAATGAGAATCGTAATAACAATAGGCCaatgttgatatatttttatgCAGTTCTACTATGTTCAATATTTTAGACATAATGCTAGTCGTTCCgttgtctctctcattctcttctgGCTGCTGGTTGCTGGCAGCCACCCCACATCTGTGACGTGTGCAGATTGACGGCGATAGAAATGTGGGCCAACCTAGTGGCAAAATGGTGTGAATAAAAAACTGTCCATTAGAGCACAAAGTCAACTAAAAAAGGGATGGAAAgaacttcaaaacaaaagcattgCATTGCCTAATTGGGTAGATATCTCCTCTAAAAAAAGGGGAGTGGGATGGGACAGGAGCAAAAATTCACTCTGGTGtcatcacttttttattttatcttctgCTGCTGTATCACTGTTCAAACCTAACTAAATtaagctcctctcctcctctcaggaTGTGGAACGAGTGTATTCCATACGGAGTTTTCGAGAGACTTCAGCAGCAGGACCACCGGATCCTTTCACAGTAGAACATTAGAGTATCTCCAAACCTGTTTAAGCCACGGGACGAGGCTCTGAAGTTGTCTTATGCACTCATTCACCCCATTAGTGTGTACACTACACATTGCTATATATATCAGGTACTACATTTTCTTAAGCtctgggtgtgtgcgtgtgcagttGAGAGGCAGtaacaggaagaaagagagattgaGCCACTTTCATGTAATACTCCAATCAATGCAATCAAGggaacaaatatttttttcagcagcgtTCAGTATGCACAGTGTTATAGGTTTTGTATGGCAGCAATAGAGATCCCTGTAGCAGATATTTGCACtatgacttatttttctacTGTCTTTGTATTGATGTCGGCTTTTGTGTTACTGTAGGTCAGCTGTAGATCTTACACTGTCTTGCTTCATTCTTTGAGAGAATGATGGTGTGTTGCACTTGAACAtctgttgtttacattgtttttatggctggaaattaaatgtatctttgcatttcaaaatgctTTTGACACTATTGTGTGAATAAAATGCAGTGTTTCAACAGTACCTTCACATTTTTGACTAAACTGATTTTATGACAGATTGTGCAAAGAAATCGAATTCCATTCCTTTTGTTGATGAATTCGTCATCAGTTTGAAACGCAAGTATGAAAGGTGTCATGACTTGTTTTGATTATATCAGATGACGGTCCCAGGATGATATTTATCTCTGTTGTGCCTACTGGTTTACTAAAAGTCTCTTTTCACTTCCTTCCCAGTAGGTTTCTGTTCTGCATTCTCATGTATGGATAGCCGGTTTCACTAGTTTATAAGGGTTAGTTTCTCAGGTTGCAGTACACAGAGTTAGGCTTTGGCTTTCTTAAAGTTTGGATCAGAAACCCAAACCTGTGTGTGCTCCACGGATATgatgggaaaataaatgaaaaagaaatcctACACTGGAATCACCACAACATCAGATGGTTATTGCTGGTGTTCCCTGCAGTACCTTAGGCCTGTTCTGAGATTTGTATAAGACTTTAGACAatgaacatgaaacaaaaacatatcagATTAACTAAGAATGAATTATGGtgactgatttctttttttctaagctGACATGTTCAACAGTTTGGTGTACTGTCATGCGCTGTAAATTTAAGTAAAGTGTGAGAAGCTTGCCTCTGTTTTTGTTCCACTGTTGAGCAGATGATTTTAGAAATGAGGATATGAAAACAACCGCATGTGACAGTTTTAAGCGTAAATCTACCATCACCATGGAGATTACACTACATTATAATTGTTACAGCACAATCAGGCTTAAGCATGAATGGGTAACTAtcagtgtgtgttatgtgtcaCCGAGTGGGTGCCATGGATTGTAAATTGCTGCTGGCATGGCACTTCAAATCATCACCGACTGCAGAAACTTCACACTGGACCTGAAGCAACTTGGATTCTGTACCTCTCCACTCTTCCTCCAGACTCTGGGACCTTGATTtccaaatgaaatgcaaaagtTGCTTTCATCAGAAAAGAGGGCCTTGGACCACTCAGCTGTCTACCATGAGACTTTAGAGCACTTCATGCTTCCATCTTCTGACAAGCTTTATGGAGATGCTGAGTTCCTTTTCCAGCAGGACTTGGCACCTGCCCCTAGTGCCAAAACTACTAGTACCTGGTGTGCTTACAATAGTATTTCTGTGCTTGATTGGCCAGCCAActcacctgacctgaaccctttAGAAAATCTATGGAGTATTGtcaagaggaagatgagagacACCAGACCCAACAATACAGACAAGCTGAAGGCCGCTTTCAGAGCAGCCTGGGCTTCCATAACAcctcagcagagccacaggctgTTGGCCTCAGTGCCATGCCAAAACAAGGCACTACCAAGTATTGAGTACataaattaacatatttttcaaaatgttaacatttctgtattataaatcctttttttgACTGGTCTTATttaatattctaatattttgagatactggattttttatttttatgagctGTGAGCCGTTATCATCAAgattaaaataaaccaaaaaaaggcttgaaatatttcactttatgtgTAATGAATCCAGAATACATTAAAGTTTTgctttttgaattaaattacagaaaaaaatgaacttttccacgaaattctaattttttgagatgcacgaaaattggaagcagagaattgtccaaaatgtcttggtaagctcaagcattaagatttcccttcattGGAATTGAGGGgccagaaaaaccagcccatagcattatccctcctccagcaaactttacagttggcacaatgcagtcaggtaGGGAaggttctcctggcattcaccaaacccagactcgtctatcagaccgccagatagagaagtgccattccactgctccagagtccagaggccagcaGTGGTGtcctttacaccgctccatctgacacttggcactGTGCTTGGTGACGTAAGGCTTacatgcagctgctcagccatggaaacccatgcacagtatttgtgctgatgttaatgctaGAGGAGAATTGGagctctttatgtgtgtgtgtgtgtgtgtgtgtgtgtgtgtgtgtgtgtgcgcgcatataTTTTATTTGGCAGCTATATAGAATAAGGTTTTACATGTATGTAAAACATACAGCCCATAAAATCTGGTGCATTACTAGTTCAATCTAGACAACAGAATGTGCCAGTAGCTAGAGCTATATTAAGCACACTTTGTAAGGGTTAATGCTTCCAGTTAGTTAATACTATGGGAAGATCTGTTATCCAAAATgattacttttactttgaagtaaGCTACATCGTACTACTAATACTTAGttaacattttgaatgaaggactttcacttttaaatatgtatttttccaTACTTTGTTATATGATTGGAAtaatttttccaccactgtatcaTTGCTTTCTGAACTGATATTAGAATTTATGGTCTCAAAAGGCCTCAGAAAAGCCCTACTAAGAAGTGTGCTGGCGCTCTCTTGTGGACAAAATGCTGTGTGGCACCCAGTTAACAGCAGTAAGCATTACAAGACTGATAAGtccactggggaaaaaaatgcttttctgtTAATACACTGACTTTAACATTTATctacaaataaacacagagcaCGGTGACATGTCAGTGGACAACAGTTAAAATAAGACAGGTAAAACCCATTGGCATTCACTCATTGTTTATTAAATACAGAGtggaaaataaaactttatgaTCCATAGCTTATTCTAGCAGGTGCATGTCTGCGAGGAAACAGCAGTGGAGGGACAGTAATACAAGCTCTGGGTAAAAGGCTGTATGTTGATGACCTTGATCTCGAGCCTGGCCGCCATCCATCACAGTCCTCTGTCGATCAGAGTGTCTATTCAATACAATTTCATGGGTTTCCGTGGATTTTCCCGCGGCTGAGCCTGACCAAAACACCTGACCAGCACAGTATGGGATCAGGCCTGTGAACTGGTGTGAACAGCACTGAGTCTTTCACCTGCGACTGACACCAGTGAAACAAAATCCTTCTCTCTTATAAAACGAAAACTGCCCAGTCAAAACATTTCTGGCTGCTGAAGCCACAATTTCTCAGATGATTATGGAAAGCCGTTTTTACCTTCTCATTACCCACATCTGGGAATTAGTGTCGGCCTTTTGTTACAAACTGAACACAGGCCAGTCAGTGTTGTCAGCCTATAACATGAGTTTGATTACACATTTATAGTAGAATTGATCATTATACTAGTTGTTGATATTGGAAGCCCTTGAATTCATTCTGATGTGCAATTTTTGTCAGATTCCATACAGGTACGCATGAAGATGTTTATCATTAATAATATTATCCTGAGTTTTAAATGTCCTGTGGTCTAAACGCTGTTTGAGATGCACTGTCATCTTGGTGAGTGAAATTCTGGGAAAAATAATTTCTGGGCATAAAAATGGCCGAAttgaaacacactgaacatcagcacagaaTATCAGTTATTTGCAACTTCCATCAGCATCGACCTTCAAAACCTCACATTTGTTGAGTCTTCCTGATACCATCTCACTCTGAAGAACAGTGCCTTGTATATTGCAGGGACTGTGATGTAGAAATCGGTTTATAATGACATGATGCATCAGTGTCTTCCTGTTATCTTTTTGTTCTCAATTCCCTCTTAAGACAGTTCAAACTGCTGCACCAAGTTTTCACTCAAACCTTTAAACTGCATGTGTAGCTACAAAGAGTGTTATTATAATGGTTACCAGTGCACAGTTTTCAAGCAATTTGTCTGCTGTGTACAACCCATCTGGCTTTAACTAATGTACCGACTGAAGCTGAGTGAGCAAACTGTTGTTTTGAGTGGCATCTGAAGCAAAGTCTGAATGCGGAGGAATCTTGTTTGTGTGAGGTTGTCTGGGAGAATAACACAATACTGACAGGCATCAAAACTCTTGACAAACTTCTTCAGActtaaacatgttaaaaagggggaaaaatgcatgtacaaacattttgaaatatttttgtcacagttttgtacagttttagttatttaattggctaacaaaaaaaagaaagaaagaaactggaaTGATTAGGCACAATTTCTTAATTGGCAGATGAGTTGGTTTTGAAATCTGAGGTTCAGATAAAGCAAAGTTCTGCTGTATTGCTTTAGAGGGACTGTACACACCAAATTAAATGTTTAGTTTGACTCTGAACACAGATTTACAGTATGTAAAGCACTTCCATGGCTTGCAAATGTCAAGTACATCTCAACTGACCCATCCTATTAAAAGCATGAGATATGACAAATCAAACTGAACCAATATGGCTCAGTCTTCCTTCAATGCATGCATAACATACCCCAGCAGGTGGATGAACTCCTCACCTGACTCTACAAAATCTGACCTGCATGGCTATGTTTTCATCCAGCTGTTTTCATCCAGTTTATTGCTGCCAAGAACACACATTTAATGTAAGTGGAGTCATGTTCCATGAATTCTTAATTCAGAACACAAAGTAGAAGGAgaaagtgcaataaaataaaataaaataaaataaaaatctcacatctaaaacaaataaaaaaaaaacacacaacaaagatCATGCTTAGAGTCTAACCTAGGTGTCTTAGACACATTTGTAGTATTTCAGATATTAATGCAAAGAAAACTAAACAAGTCAAATATCTGAAGCACTTGCTCTGAGGTTCTCTTTCGAATGAGGTTTCTACCTTTGACACTATTCATATTAAGAACGGTTGAATATTTGGCTGGCTCTTGACAAAGCAGTCATAACTTATCTCTgacttttaatactttttttttttttattgtggacAGAAATTAAATTTGACCCAGTTGGTTGGTGGTGTGGGTCAACCAAGGACATATCAAAGGAAAGACTAGCTTATTCCTCCCTACTCATGTAATGATGACTGTGGCGAGTGTGATTCACAGCGTTACGAGCTACAGGAAGGCCCCGCATGGGTTTAATCAAAAGGCCTTCCTGTAGTTTTACGGCTTGTGTCCAGTGTCACACTTTGTCATTGGGCCCCCCGAGTTCCTAACAGTGCTCCTGAGTGTATGTACATCCCTGACGTAGACATACGCAAGACTGCAGAGGACACGTTTCAAGTCACGCTTTAAGGATAAGTGAGCCTGCCAAGCAGCAATGAGATACTTTTTCGCTCCAAATGCTTTTTCTTGcattctgaaaaattaaaaaggacaaatgattaaaaacaagTTGGCCTAAGAGTGATTAAGTGTGTGGCATACTACGGTTTTCATGgacatcgttttttttttttttcctgcatttcgCCAGAACCTCTGAGACAGCCAGCTGTGCAGAGGACAACATGCTCTGACTCAGCTGGCATACTTCAACTCTTTCAATTTCAAGTCAGTTGTCAAATTTTGCAATGACTGGATAGGCGTTTGACATAAAAGCCAATCAGCCGCACAGTAAATCAGTCTGATATTTGTGTAATCAGTGGGTGATCCGGAGCACAACCATTGGCCGCTGGGTCTGAACTGCCTGTGATGTAGGCAGCCTGGCCAACGCCCCAGATCTCCACCAacattcattttccatctcCAGGGAGCAGCACCCTCTGCGACGTTTGCTTGATTCCAATCTCCTTTATTGCATCCAAAGTGAGGGATTCAGATGGCAACGCCAGCCCCCCAGTGTCTGACCTATGAAAATCGCTTTAAAGTGGCGTCAGGTTCACTATCAGCTGAACCAGGAGAGAAAAATCTTCCCCCAAGACAATCGCTGTCCATTTGACAGGAGGTTCTGAATCTTCCCTCAGGCTACCTTTGCTTGAGATGAGACAACCTGTAGACACATGTGGAAACAAGTGTTACAGTAGATAATCACTATTCACACTTCTGCCAGTCTAGAATGTAGAAACAGACCAATTAGTCAGTCCAATGATTAATTATATATCTGCCATAGGTTGCCCTTCTCTCTAAATATCGCCATTGGCCATTGAACAAACCCTTACAGGTTGAACACTAGTAGAGTGTTgtgttgtatagttacctgggcgTTACGTGAGTTCACGTGGTGGTAAAATATCCTCATCAACTAATGAAGATATTtccccaccatgtggactcatttCATCACCAGATCAGGTAAGTATACAACTCAACACGCTACAAAAGTTCAATTTTGATACAACACAAATTTTCTGTGGAAGTAACATTTTTTGAAAGACATAGACAAAGTtctctgagagagaaaaaaaatcatggagcTAATACATTGTAACTATGTATGGACTTTGGAGAAAGAGGTAACAAGGGACAAAGTTCATGTTGTTGCCTGCATTTAAGGAGGGAGGTGTCCATCATAGAGGGTAACTGGCCATCAGTgagcaatttttttccccagcaaagCAAGAGGATTTTTAATtggcttcattcattttctacagcttttccctaatgttagccataaccaactATATGCCTAACCTAAACATTAacttgtttcagtttagttttcattGTTCCAgtatgtttagttttagttttgttttttatccgtttcagtattagttttagtttgtttgtctAGTATAACATGGAGGTTGTTTGTCAGAATAGATATTCCAATATaattacagcacaaaaacaacccctagttttagtttttagtttagtttcagttaacTGTAACAACCTCGTAGAGGTGAAGCTCAGTCACTGGGTTGGCCAccctgttttgctgttttgttgggGATGCCTCACCCTCTGTGAGAGTCTGTCCGCTGCGGCGTAGGAAATAAATCTGTACTGTATGGAGTTAGCAAAAGGAACACTGTCtatgtgtccatctgtctggcAGCTAGCTAGCCCATTCTATACAATATGTTGTTATGTATTCTTTCGCACATTAGGCAAAAAGTTTGCTTaaaaatgaaggagaaaagaaacataaaaatggtGAACTGTGTTAATGAAGTCATATCTGGGATATAAGTTGAACCACCAAAACCAATTTGCTGACACAGAACACAGGTATCAGAGGGATGTTAGCCTCTGTCTTGTAAGTGTATCTGCACAAGTGCAGGTTCCATTcctcagagaaaataaaacctaaaaaagacacagttttggttagggctgaacgatactattattattattattgtctcaAAAGGCAGTGATATCAATCATATTAAatttggggttagggttagcctaagaCTGATTGATCTGttctgataaaaaaacaaaaacaaacaaaaaaaaactttctgaagTAACAATAATCATATCGTATATCGTGTTGCTATCAAGATATCTTACATAAATATTGAGGTTTGGAATTTTGTTGCCTTAGTTTTGGTGCATTTCTTTTATACCCTGCTTACTTTTTCACGCTGATGTCTGTCCGACCTGAAGGCAGCCCCAGCAGCCGCTCTGAGCCAGTCTCCTCCCTCATCACTGATCCAGGGTGTGTTCACCTCCACATGCAGCCCGGGCCTCTGCATCAGCACCTCCTCACTCCAAGTAGCCCTCAAACACATCCAGCTCCGTGTCCGTGTCATAGGGGACGGAGGCCGGGTCGGACAGCACCCCTAAGTCCACCAGCGCCTGGTCCATGTCCTCGGGCAGAAACACTATCCCCACATTCAGGACAATGTACTCCATCAGAAAGGCATAGTAGAGGATCAGGACGTTGACAAAAAACAGGCCCAGATAAAACATATAGGGGAGTTCCTCCAAGA encodes the following:
- the dexi gene encoding dexamethasone-induced protein homolog yields the protein MTHSIYAQLDSVESLLEELPYMFYLGLFFVNVLILYYAFLMEYIVLNVGIVFLPEDMDQALVDLGVLSDPASVPYDTDTELDVFEGYLE